Proteins from one Camelina sativa cultivar DH55 chromosome 8, Cs, whole genome shotgun sequence genomic window:
- the LOC104736682 gene encoding glutamate--tRNA ligase, cytoplasmic, with protein MDGMKLSFPPESPPLSVIVALSLSASPVTIDSSSASAATVASFVFSDGRKLSGTTVLLRYVGRSANKLPGFYGNDAFDSSQIDEWLDYASVFSSGSEFENACGRVDKYLETRTFLVGHSLSIADVAIWSALAGTGQRWESLRKSKKYQSLVRWFNSILDEYGELLNKVLATYVKKGSGKPVAAPKSKDSQQATTKADAQDKGKPEVDLPEAEIGKVRLRFAPEPSGYLHIGHAKAALLNKYFAERYQGEVIVRFDDTNPAKESNEFVDNLVKDIGTLGIKYEKVTYTSDYFPELMEMAEKLMREGKAYVDDTPREQMQKERMDGIDSKCRNHSVDENLKLWKEMIKGSERGLQCCVRGKFNMQDPNKAMRDPVYYRCNPMSHHRIGDKYKIYPTYDFACPFVDSLEGITHALRSSEYHDRNAQYFKVLDDMGMRQVQLYEFSRLNLVFTLLSKRKLLWFVQSKLVDGWDDPRFPTVQGIVRRGLKIEALIQFILEQGASKNLNLMEWDKLWSINKRIIDPVCPRHTAVIAERRVLFTLTDGPDEPFVRMIPKHKKFEGAGEKATTFTKSIWMEEVDASAISVGEEVTLMDWGNAIVKEITKDEEGHVTALSGVLNLQGSVKTTKLKLTWLPDTNELVNLTLTEFDYLITKKKLEDDDEVADFVNPNTKKETLALGDSNMRNLKCGDVIQLERKGYFRCDVPFVKSSKPIVLFSIPDGRAAK; from the exons ATGGATGGGATGAAGCTTTCGTTCCCACCGGAAAGTCCACCACTTTCAGTCATCGttgctctttctctctctgccTCTCCGGTAACTATTGattcctcctccgcctccgcaGCCACCGTCGCTTCTTTCGTCTTCTCCGACGG GAGGAAATTGAGTGGAACCACTGTTCTTCTTCGATATGTTGGTCGATCAGCTAACAAGCTTCCTGGTTTCTACGGCAACGATGCTTTTGATTCTTCCCAG ATTGATGAGTGGCTAGATTACGCTTCTGTCTTCTCCTCTGGTTCAGAGTTTGAGAATGCTTGTGGTCGTGTTGATAAGTATCTTGAGACTCGCACGTTTCTTGTTGGTCATTCTCTTTCCATTGCTGATGTTGCTATTTGGTCAGCTCTTGCag GAACTGGCCAAAGATGGGAAAGTTTGAGGAAATCGAAAAAGTATCAGAGTTTGGTTAGATGGTTCAATTCGATTTTAGATGAGTACGGCGAGCTGCTTAACAAGGTTTTAGCAACATATGTGAAGAAGGGGTCAGGGAAGCCTGTGGCTGCACCAAAGTCTAAAGACAGCCAACAGGCTACTACGAAAGCAGATGCACAGGATAAAGGCAAACCTGAAGTGGACTTGCCGGAAGCAGAGATTGGAAAGGTTCGACTTCGGTTTGCTCCTGAGCCAAGTGGTTACCTTCACATTGGACATGCCAAGGCTGCGTTGCTGAACAAGTATTTTGCTGAGCGTTACCAAGGGGAAGTGATTGTGCGTTTTGATGATACTAACCCTGCTAAAGAAAGCAATGAGTTTGTGGATAATCTTGTGAAAGATATTGGGACCTTGGGGATCAAGTATGAGAAAGTGACATACACTTCAGACTACTTTCCTGAACTGATGGAAATGGCGGAAAAACTTATGCGTGAGGGCAAGGCATATGTTGACGACACGCCGAGGGAGCAGATGCAGAAAGAGAGGATGGATGGGATTGATTCGAAATGCAGGAATCATAGCGTCGATGAGAATTTGAAGCTATGGAAGGAAATGATTAAGGGAAGTGAGAGAGGCTTACAGTGCTGCGTACGCGGGAAATTCAACATGCAAGATCCCAACAAAGCCATGCGTGACCCGGTTTATTATCGATGCAATCCTATGTCTCACCACCGTATTGGGGATAAGTATAAGATATATCCTACATATGACTTTGCTTGCCCGTTTGTTGATTCCCTTGAAGGTATAACGCATGCCCTTCGGTCTAGTGAGTACCATGACCGGAATGCTCAGTACTTTAAAGTTCTGGATGACATGGGAATGCGACAGGTTCAGCTTTATGAGTTCAGCCGGTTAAATCTCGTTTTTACACTTCTCAGTAAGCGTAAGCTTCTCTGGTTTGTCCAGAGTAAGTTGGTTGATGGGTGGGATGATCCACGCTTCCCGACAGTCCAAGGAATTGTTCGTAGAGGTTTGAAAATCGAGGCTCTGATTCAGTTCATTCTCGAGCAG GGGGCTTCAAAGAATCTAAATTTGATGGAATGGGACAAACTTTGGTCtattaataaaagaataattgATCCTGTGTGCCCTAGACACACGGCTGTAATTGCAGAGCGTCGTGTACTATTTACCTTAACGGATGGTCCTGATGAGCCGTTTGTTCGCATGATACCAAAGCACAAGAAATTCGAAGGTGCTGGAGAAAAGGCAACCACTTTCACCAAGAGCATTTGGATGGAGGAAGTTGATGCGAGTGCGATATCTGTTGGTGAGGAAGTAACTTTGATGGATTGGGGAAATGCCATTGTAAAGGAAATCACAAAGGACGAGGAGGGTCATGTCACTGCGTTATCTGGCGTTCTGAATCTCCAAGGATCTGTAAAGACTACAAAGCTGAAGCTCACATGGCTTCCTGACACCAATGAATTGGTTAATCTCACATTAACAGAGTTTGATTATCTAATCACCAAGAAGAAG ctggaagatgatgatgaagttgctGACTTTGTGAATCCTAACACTAAGAAGGAAACATTGGCACTTGGTGATTCGAATATGAGGAATCTGAAATGTGGAGATGTGATTCAGCTTGAGAGGAAAGGCTATTTCAGATGTGATGTGCCTTTTGTCAAATCGTCTAAGCCCATTGTCCTATTCTCTATTCCAGATGGTAGAGCGGCTAAGTGA
- the LOC104709434 gene encoding probable germin-like protein subfamily 2 member 5, translating into NEAVKVNGYTCKDSTQMTPEDFYFQGLASAAATNTSTGSVVTGANVEKLPGLNTLGLSMSRIDYAPNGLNPPHVHPRASEIIFVLEGQLYVGFVTTAGKLMAKHINKGEIFVFPKGLLHFQKNVANTPASVIAAFDSQLPGTQSIVASLFGALPDDILVKSFQLKTKQVQRIKSRYPAKK; encoded by the coding sequence aatgAAGCGGTCAAGGTCAACGGATACACTTGCAAGGACTCAACACAAATGACACCCGAAGACTTCTACTTCCAAGGCTTAGCTTCCGCTGCTGCCACTAACACCTCTACCGGCTCAGTCGTGACCGGAGCCAACGTAGAAAAGCTACCAGGACTCAACACCCTCGGCCTCTCCATGTCTCGCATCGATTACGCCCCAAACGGCCTAAACCCACCTCATGTCCACCCACGGGCCTCCGAGATCATTTTCGTCCTCGAGGGTCAGCTCTACGTCGGCTTCGTAACAACCGCCGGAAAACTTATGGCCAAACACATTAACAAAGGAGAGATTTTCGTCTTCCCCAAGGGACTCCTCCATTTCCAAAAGAACGTTGCCAACACTCCAGCATCTGTAATCGCAGCCTTCGATAGCCAATTGCCCGGAACACAATCAATTGTCGCCTCTCTCTTTGGAGCTCTTCCCGATGACATTCTCGTTAAGTCATTTCAGCTCAAAACCAAACAGGTTCAGAGGATCAAATCCAGATACCCAGCCAAGAAATGA